A genome region from Archaeoglobus fulgidus DSM 4304 includes the following:
- a CDS encoding winged helix-turn-helix domain-containing protein encodes MASDLQKRKKEWLEKLKRDGKLRDPTEDHRIGLRALQHRVRREIIKFIGYGKRSFEEIAEKFNLSEAQARMHLDLLEEALFVESRVENGKKYYYLTPRGEAYLENVEWR; translated from the coding sequence ATGGCCAGTGACCTGCAGAAGAGGAAGAAGGAGTGGCTTGAAAAGCTCAAGAGGGATGGAAAGCTTCGAGACCCCACAGAAGACCACAGAATCGGACTCAGAGCTTTGCAGCACAGAGTGCGAAGGGAGATAATCAAGTTCATCGGTTACGGGAAAAGGAGCTTTGAGGAAATCGCAGAGAAGTTCAACTTATCCGAGGCGCAGGCCAGAATGCACTTGGACCTGCTTGAAGAAGCCCTGTTCGTCGAGTCGAGGGTGGAGAACGGGAAAAAGTACTATTACCTTACTCCACGCGGAGAGGCTTACCTCGAAAACGTAGAGTGGAGGTAA
- a CDS encoding DUF432 domain-containing protein, whose protein sequence is MFGYHDVEDFQAEIGEYKIKTERIGPFYSYVRENGERKEKNLSVETGRIIVNPVEPVNLPKEITNFLQIKFSKPFLAEPKSAVEVYATFPVEIAVFIAAKKNVGLVDVFSLQKPKYTLYGNPRAGIICRYWESELYSEIPQVDKYREGVIKLRIVNSDDEWVEVSNAVFDVYGMKIYYNEEMVCSSASVNIVSPKVAETRFIEQPLREKMKKALELYTARRIAVTSLKFVMEWGL, encoded by the coding sequence GTGTTTGGGTATCACGATGTTGAGGACTTTCAGGCGGAGATAGGCGAATACAAAATAAAAACGGAAAGAATTGGCCCTTTTTACAGCTATGTTAGGGAAAATGGTGAAAGGAAAGAAAAGAATCTATCGGTTGAGACTGGAAGAATAATCGTCAATCCCGTCGAGCCCGTTAACCTGCCGAAGGAAATTACCAACTTTCTCCAAATCAAGTTCAGCAAACCCTTTCTCGCAGAGCCTAAATCCGCTGTGGAGGTTTACGCCACCTTTCCGGTTGAAATTGCGGTCTTCATTGCAGCAAAGAAGAATGTAGGGCTTGTTGACGTCTTCTCGCTTCAGAAGCCGAAATACACCCTCTACGGAAATCCAAGGGCTGGAATCATTTGCAGGTACTGGGAGAGTGAGCTTTACTCCGAAATCCCGCAGGTTGACAAATACAGAGAGGGAGTTATAAAGCTCAGAATCGTCAACAGCGACGATGAGTGGGTTGAGGTCAGCAATGCAGTCTTCGACGTTTACGGGATGAAGATATACTACAACGAAGAGATGGTTTGCTCCTCAGCCTCCGTCAACATAGTCTCACCCAAGGTTGCTGAAACGAGGTTCATCGAGCAGCCCCTGAGGGAGAAAATGAAGAAGGCTCTTGAGCTTTACACTGCCAGAAGAATCGCTGTAACTTCTTTAAAATTCGTTATGGAGTGGGGATTATGA
- a CDS encoding mechanosensitive ion channel family protein, which yields MIDVLNYKLYGDVTVYDIIVVIVVMALATIIAKLITTNLRRALIDKMKRDQLELMLKVIYFGIIIVAFIAVLPALGLDLSGLLVAGGITGIVLGFASQSVVANLVSGIFLISEKPIKIGDQVNIDGVAGFVEDVNILSTIIRTYDGLYVRIPNEKVFTSNITNYVAHIARRFEYVVGIRYSDDAEKAIEIIKRIIEEHPFALKNPEPVVFVDNLGDSSVNIVVRIWAPSTEWYNVKMELLWKIKTELEKNGIEIPFPQRVVWFANELRANVEGKEERRQA from the coding sequence ATGATTGACGTGCTGAATTACAAGCTGTATGGAGACGTCACGGTTTACGACATTATCGTCGTTATTGTCGTCATGGCCCTTGCCACAATAATTGCAAAGCTCATAACAACCAACCTAAGGAGGGCTCTGATTGACAAAATGAAGAGGGACCAGCTTGAGCTGATGCTCAAGGTTATCTACTTCGGAATAATCATCGTTGCCTTCATCGCAGTTTTGCCGGCTCTGGGCCTTGACCTTTCAGGTTTACTGGTTGCCGGTGGAATTACCGGAATTGTTCTAGGTTTTGCCAGCCAGAGCGTCGTTGCAAACCTCGTTTCGGGAATCTTCCTGATCTCGGAGAAACCGATAAAAATTGGAGATCAGGTTAACATTGACGGTGTGGCGGGCTTCGTCGAGGATGTTAACATCCTATCAACCATTATAAGAACCTACGATGGTTTGTACGTCAGAATCCCAAACGAGAAGGTCTTCACGTCCAACATAACCAACTACGTCGCCCACATCGCAAGGAGGTTTGAGTACGTTGTGGGCATTAGGTACAGCGATGATGCTGAGAAAGCCATCGAGATAATAAAAAGAATTATTGAGGAGCACCCCTTCGCCCTGAAAAATCCCGAGCCCGTGGTTTTCGTTGACAATCTTGGGGATAGCAGTGTGAACATCGTCGTGAGAATCTGGGCTCCCTCGACGGAGTGGTACAACGTGAAGATGGAGCTTCTCTGGAAGATAAAGACTGAGCTTGAGAAGAACGGAATCGAGATACCTTTCCCGCAGCGTGTGGTGTGGTTTGCCAACGAGTTGAGAGCCAATGTTGAGGGTAAGGAAGAGAGACGGCAGGCTTGA
- a CDS encoding ATP cone domain-containing protein, protein MLRVRKRDGRLEEFSRAKIVRTCLRAGASKKIAEKVAEELKRGYTMG, encoded by the coding sequence ATGTTGAGGGTAAGGAAGAGAGACGGCAGGCTTGAGGAGTTCAGCAGGGCGAAGATAGTCAGAACGTGCTTGAGGGCGGGAGCGAGCAAAAAAATCGCTGAAAAGGTTGCAGAGGAGTTGAAAAGAGGATATACGATGGGATAA
- a CDS encoding restriction endonuclease — MRLGPSGFGFEKFVARLLEEHGFETKTNVIVQGNCVEQEIDVVAERDGERYMIECKFHNIPVYTGLKEAMYTYARFLDVEKHGFTQPWIFTNTKFSEEAKKYAGCVGIKLTGWSYPEKEGIEVLLESKGLYPITILRIDKEVLDELVRAGLVFCRDVVSAGEEKLREIGLSAKKAREVIAEAKKVIG; from the coding sequence ATCCGCCTCGGTCCATCTGGCTTCGGCTTTGAGAAGTTCGTGGCGAGGTTGCTGGAAGAGCATGGCTTTGAGACGAAAACAAACGTCATAGTTCAGGGCAACTGCGTTGAGCAGGAGATTGACGTTGTTGCTGAGAGAGATGGAGAGAGGTATATGATTGAGTGCAAGTTCCACAACATTCCCGTTTACACTGGCTTAAAGGAGGCCATGTACACCTACGCCCGATTTCTTGATGTCGAGAAGCATGGCTTCACCCAGCCATGGATTTTCACCAACACAAAGTTCTCGGAGGAGGCAAAGAAGTATGCAGGCTGCGTGGGGATAAAGCTGACTGGCTGGAGCTATCCTGAGAAGGAGGGAATTGAGGTTCTGCTGGAGTCCAAGGGGCTGTATCCCATTACAATTCTGAGAATCGACAAGGAGGTTTTAGATGAGCTTGTAAGGGCGGGACTGGTTTTCTGCAGGGATGTTGTCAGTGCGGGAGAGGAGAAGCTGAGGGAGATTGGGTTGAGCGCTAAAAAAGCAAGAGAAGTGATTGCAGAGGCTAAAAAGGTTATAGGTTAA
- a CDS encoding DUF211 domain-containing protein codes for MKGLRRLVLDVLKPHEPKTIVFALKLSELENVDGVNIHLSEIDQATENIKITILGNNLDYEQIKGVIEDLGGVIHSVDEVVAGKIIVESVKTEQD; via the coding sequence GTGAAGGGCTTGAGAAGACTCGTGCTCGACGTGTTAAAGCCCCACGAGCCGAAAACCATAGTTTTTGCTTTAAAGCTAAGCGAGCTTGAGAATGTCGATGGTGTGAACATCCACCTTTCAGAAATTGATCAGGCCACGGAGAACATAAAAATCACTATTCTCGGCAACAACCTCGACTACGAGCAGATTAAGGGTGTGATTGAGGACCTTGGTGGTGTTATTCACAGCGTGGATGAGGTTGTTGCTGGTAAGATTATAGTTGAGTCCGTTAAGACGGAGCAGGATTAA
- a CDS encoding histidinol phosphate phosphatase domain-containing protein codes for MFDLHVHSVFSDGELIPSEIARRMYAAGNKGFAITDHADFTNIQDILAKLTRIKEHMESYEAKFLVGVEITHVPPSLIGKAVELAWKEGAEIVVVHGETVAEPVKEGTNLAALSEEITILAHPGIMSEEEAELARENGIYVEISARRGHCLGNGRVARLAEKYGFELVINTDMHSPSDIINDSTAERILKGAGVKEWKSVLENNEKLFRKLRK; via the coding sequence ATGTTCGATTTGCACGTCCACTCCGTTTTCAGCGACGGAGAACTGATCCCCTCAGAAATTGCAAGGAGGATGTACGCTGCGGGCAACAAAGGCTTTGCCATTACCGACCACGCGGACTTCACCAACATTCAGGATATTCTGGCAAAGCTGACCAGAATAAAGGAGCACATGGAAAGCTACGAGGCCAAGTTTCTTGTTGGCGTTGAAATCACTCACGTTCCTCCCAGTCTCATCGGCAAAGCCGTGGAGCTTGCTTGGAAGGAAGGAGCGGAAATTGTTGTCGTTCATGGCGAAACCGTAGCCGAGCCGGTAAAGGAGGGCACCAATCTCGCTGCACTGAGTGAGGAAATAACAATCTTGGCCCATCCGGGCATAATGAGCGAAGAGGAGGCTGAGCTGGCCAGAGAAAACGGAATTTACGTTGAGATTTCAGCCAGAAGGGGGCACTGCCTCGGCAACGGGAGAGTTGCGAGGCTTGCAGAGAAGTACGGCTTTGAGCTTGTCATAAACACGGACATGCACTCCCCCTCGGACATAATCAATGACTCCACCGCTGAGAGGATTTTAAAGGGTGCCGGAGTAAAGGAGTGGAAGTCGGTGCTGGAAAATAACGAGAAGCTGTTCAGAAAGCTCAGAAAATAG
- a CDS encoding polyprenyl synthetase family protein: MIDTWEEYRIFEDSLKKFVESVEATPKIKKGLAYAITAGGKRSRPVIVLLSAKLCGGDYADVMNLALSVELIHTASLVHDDVIDKAEKRRKREALHKKYDISLAIVLGDWLISKSVELTSKYGEEIIRDFSNVGMMMSEGEVLDIYSIKENFTEKDYFECIEKKTAALFAYSAKSACKIVCEDRIAADKLFDYGLNLGIAYQIVDDLLEYLRLLDDKHSVFESRTLPQIYEEKYGKEEGVNKVMEKISTFVERSLSSLEYFDESPEKEKLRKIVDFMTYDMIRNKAEKKAIF, from the coding sequence GTGATTGATACCTGGGAAGAATACAGGATTTTTGAGGACAGCTTGAAGAAGTTTGTGGAATCGGTAGAGGCTACTCCAAAAATAAAGAAGGGTCTTGCCTACGCTATAACCGCAGGCGGGAAAAGAAGCAGGCCTGTTATAGTCCTTCTCTCCGCCAAGCTGTGTGGCGGCGATTATGCTGATGTAATGAACCTTGCGCTCTCAGTTGAGCTAATTCACACCGCAAGCTTGGTTCATGACGATGTTATCGATAAGGCTGAAAAGCGAAGAAAGAGGGAAGCCTTGCACAAAAAGTACGACATCTCTCTGGCAATAGTCCTCGGGGACTGGCTGATTTCCAAGTCGGTGGAGCTGACTTCAAAATACGGGGAGGAGATTATCAGGGACTTCTCGAACGTTGGAATGATGATGTCTGAGGGCGAGGTTCTTGACATCTACAGCATCAAGGAAAATTTTACCGAAAAGGACTACTTTGAGTGCATAGAAAAGAAGACCGCTGCTTTGTTTGCCTACTCCGCAAAGAGCGCTTGTAAAATCGTTTGCGAAGACCGCATTGCCGCGGATAAACTCTTCGACTACGGCCTGAATCTCGGAATTGCTTACCAAATCGTGGATGACCTGCTCGAGTATCTCAGACTTCTGGATGACAAGCACTCGGTGTTTGAATCGAGAACGCTTCCGCAGATTTACGAGGAAAAGTACGGGAAGGAGGAGGGTGTTAACAAGGTCATGGAGAAGATAAGTACCTTCGTTGAGAGGAGCTTAAGCTCTCTGGAATATTTTGATGAAAGTCCGGAGAAGGAGAAGCTTAGAAAAATCGTCGATTTCATGACCTACGATATGATAAGAAATAAAGCCGAAAAGAAGGCTATTTTCTGA
- a CDS encoding carboxylate/amino acid/amine transporter: MRYGEAAIVLSAVLMGTVSVFVRNVGGDTLSVTFLRLFFGFLAVLPFCLRDVGRPDRTLLGLAVFNFLTVASYIAAIQSTEVAMAALLLYMAPVYVIPLSVLMGERVEVKTLLALPLGLIGLYLMLTPYAELTFGIIFGIVSGLSYAIVFVLSKEARKKHSPWRITFYNLGLGSAALLPYFLMFGRVGSWLWAIGLGVVPTAVPFVLFSYGMKYVKVQRAPILALIEPLCAGLVGYFYFGETLTLTQLIGGAMILAGVLIAWRE; this comes from the coding sequence ATGCGATATGGAGAGGCGGCGATAGTTCTGTCGGCAGTTCTTATGGGAACTGTTTCGGTCTTCGTCAGGAACGTTGGGGGAGATACGCTCTCCGTAACCTTTCTCAGGCTTTTCTTCGGATTTCTCGCAGTTCTGCCTTTCTGCCTGAGAGATGTCGGCAGACCAGACCGAACGTTACTGGGACTCGCTGTTTTTAACTTCCTAACTGTTGCATCCTACATAGCGGCTATACAGAGCACAGAGGTTGCGATGGCTGCCCTCCTCCTTTACATGGCACCCGTTTATGTAATCCCCCTCTCCGTATTGATGGGCGAGAGGGTGGAGGTAAAAACTCTACTCGCCCTCCCTCTGGGACTCATTGGGCTTTACCTCATGCTCACACCGTATGCAGAGCTAACTTTCGGCATCATTTTCGGAATAGTCTCAGGTTTAAGCTATGCCATCGTCTTTGTTCTGTCGAAGGAGGCGAGAAAAAAGCACTCTCCCTGGAGAATCACCTTCTACAATTTGGGTTTAGGCTCCGCTGCACTACTCCCTTATTTTTTGATGTTTGGGAGGGTAGGCAGTTGGCTGTGGGCGATTGGGCTTGGTGTTGTGCCAACGGCAGTTCCCTTTGTCCTGTTTTCTTACGGAATGAAGTACGTTAAGGTTCAGAGGGCCCCGATTCTCGCTCTCATTGAGCCCCTTTGCGCCGGCCTCGTTGGATACTTTTATTTTGGGGAAACACTTACCTTAACCCAGCTAATTGGAGGAGCGATGATTCTGGCTGGAGTTCTGATTGCCTGGAGGGAGTGA
- a CDS encoding RNA 2'-phosphotransferase produces MDLGICKRCGEFEGSCECGKGEVLLKSEDRKKVSKFLSGLLRHFGRDFGVRLDEDGWAELRDVLKILSERYGVGRKHVELIVKFDPKGRFELKNGRIRAKYGHSVEVRTDWSEGGEIPEKLYHATSPENLNSILKTGLLPMRRREVHMCSSPQEAIEVGKRHSSNPVLLEIDAKGLMQDGIEVRRKGKVYTVDFVPPKFIRVLSFDPRSPNPAKGY; encoded by the coding sequence GTGGACCTCGGAATATGCAAAAGGTGTGGAGAGTTCGAGGGTAGCTGTGAATGCGGCAAGGGAGAGGTTCTTTTGAAGTCGGAGGATAGAAAGAAGGTAAGCAAGTTTTTGAGCGGTTTGCTGAGGCACTTCGGCAGAGATTTTGGAGTGAGGCTGGACGAGGATGGTTGGGCTGAGTTGAGGGATGTGTTAAAAATCCTGAGTGAGCGTTACGGTGTTGGGAGGAAGCACGTTGAGCTGATAGTTAAGTTCGACCCTAAGGGAAGGTTTGAGCTGAAAAATGGTAGGATAAGGGCGAAATACGGGCACAGCGTTGAAGTCAGAACGGACTGGAGCGAGGGTGGAGAGATTCCCGAAAAGCTCTACCACGCTACATCCCCGGAAAACCTCAACTCAATCCTCAAAACCGGGCTTCTTCCGATGAGGAGGAGGGAGGTGCACATGTGCTCCTCCCCGCAAGAGGCCATTGAGGTGGGGAAAAGGCACTCATCCAATCCTGTTCTCCTTGAAATTGATGCAAAGGGCTTGATGCAAGATGGGATAGAGGTGAGGAGAAAGGGCAAAGTTTACACCGTCGACTTTGTACCTCCGAAGTTCATCAGGGTTCTCAGTTTTGACCCACGCTCCCCAAACCCGGCAAAAGGTTATTAG
- the trxB gene encoding thioredoxin-disulfide reductase translates to MYDVAIIGGGPAGLTAALYSARYGLKTVFFETVDPVSQLSLAAKIENYPGFEGSGMELLEKMKEQAVKAGAEWKLEKVERVERNGETFTVIAEGGEYEAKAIIVATGGKHKEAGIEGESAFIGRGVSYCATCDGNFFRGKKVIVYGSGKEAIEDAIYLHDIGCEVTIVSRTPSFRAEKALVEEVEKRGIPVHYSTTIRKIIGSGKVEKVVAYNREKKEEFEIEADGIFVAIGMRPATDVVAELGVERDSMGYIKVDKEQRTNVEGVFAAGDCCDNPLKQVVTACGDGAVAAYSAYKYLTS, encoded by the coding sequence ATGTACGATGTCGCAATAATTGGAGGGGGCCCTGCTGGATTAACCGCTGCACTTTACTCAGCAAGATACGGCCTGAAGACTGTATTCTTTGAAACTGTCGATCCGGTATCACAGTTATCGCTCGCCGCAAAAATAGAGAACTACCCCGGCTTTGAGGGCAGCGGCATGGAGCTTCTTGAAAAAATGAAGGAGCAGGCGGTAAAGGCTGGGGCGGAGTGGAAGCTGGAGAAGGTTGAAAGGGTGGAGAGGAACGGAGAAACTTTCACGGTTATTGCGGAAGGAGGGGAGTACGAGGCTAAGGCGATTATAGTTGCAACTGGAGGAAAGCACAAGGAGGCCGGAATTGAGGGGGAGAGCGCCTTTATCGGCAGGGGCGTGAGCTACTGCGCCACCTGCGACGGAAACTTCTTCAGGGGCAAGAAGGTGATTGTCTACGGCAGCGGGAAGGAGGCCATTGAAGACGCAATTTACCTGCACGACATAGGCTGCGAGGTTACGATCGTCTCCAGAACGCCTTCATTCAGAGCGGAAAAGGCTCTCGTAGAAGAAGTGGAGAAAAGGGGGATTCCGGTCCACTACAGCACCACTATCAGGAAGATAATCGGCTCCGGGAAGGTTGAGAAAGTCGTTGCATACAACAGGGAGAAAAAGGAGGAGTTCGAAATCGAGGCTGATGGCATCTTTGTCGCGATAGGCATGCGACCCGCCACCGACGTCGTTGCTGAGCTTGGAGTGGAGAGGGACTCAATGGGTTACATTAAGGTCGACAAGGAGCAGAGAACCAACGTTGAGGGTGTTTTTGCTGCTGGTGATTGTTGCGACAACCCGCTTAAGCAGGTCGTTACAGCCTGCGGGGATGGGGCAGTTGCAGCCTACTCAGCATACAAGTACCTCACCTCCTAG
- the larE gene encoding ATP-dependent sacrificial sulfur transferase LarE codes for MRPETGKKLENLNHFIQQFEKVLIAFSGGVDSSTLAAVCSNAGVEVLAVTVLSSVSPRREMEEAKRIAEELGVRHEFLKIDLMDEDFRRNDENRCYYCKRRVLSALVEEAKKRGIEVVLEGTNASDLSDHRPGYRAVRELDGVNSPWVEFGITKEEIREIARSMGYSFHDKPSMACLASRIPFGIEIDEEKLKMVDEAEEAVIELAGVKQVRVRNYDGVAVVEVAGDELRKLLNCAEKVRDKLKKIGFRAVLIDLEGYRSGKRLFKF; via the coding sequence ATGAGACCCGAGACCGGAAAAAAGCTCGAAAATCTAAATCACTTTATCCAACAGTTCGAAAAAGTTCTAATCGCCTTTAGCGGTGGTGTTGACAGCTCGACACTCGCTGCAGTCTGCTCTAACGCTGGAGTGGAGGTTCTCGCTGTAACCGTTCTCTCCAGCGTTTCACCGAGAAGAGAGATGGAGGAGGCAAAACGAATAGCGGAAGAGCTAGGAGTCAGACACGAGTTTCTGAAAATTGACTTAATGGACGAAGACTTCAGAAGAAACGACGAGAACAGGTGCTACTACTGCAAAAGAAGGGTTCTGAGCGCTCTCGTTGAAGAGGCGAAGAAGAGGGGTATTGAAGTCGTTCTGGAGGGAACGAATGCAAGCGATTTGTCTGACCACAGACCCGGCTACAGGGCGGTGAGAGAGCTTGACGGAGTTAACAGTCCATGGGTGGAGTTCGGAATAACAAAAGAAGAAATCAGAGAAATTGCCCGAAGCATGGGCTACTCCTTCCACGACAAGCCCTCCATGGCCTGCCTTGCTTCAAGAATCCCCTTCGGAATTGAAATAGATGAGGAAAAGCTGAAAATGGTCGATGAGGCTGAAGAGGCAGTTATTGAGCTTGCCGGAGTTAAGCAGGTGAGGGTTAGAAACTACGATGGCGTTGCAGTTGTAGAAGTTGCTGGTGACGAGCTGAGGAAGTTGCTGAACTGCGCTGAAAAAGTCAGGGACAAGCTCAAGAAAATTGGATTCAGAGCTGTTCTGATCGACCTTGAGGGATACAGAAGTGGAAAAAGGCTTTTTAAGTTTTGA